A part of Paenibacillus sp. sptzw28 genomic DNA contains:
- a CDS encoding RNA polymerase sigma factor: MMNTHYVVEQAARDSYGRLVAYLAVRWRDLAAAEDALADAFLAALETWPHSGVPDKPEAWLLTTASRRLIDGARRARVHAKAAPDLLAIAEEARELSSSDDALPDERLRMLFICAHPEIEPNVRTPLMLQTVLGIDAARIASAFVVKPSTMGQRLSRAKMKLRGKHIKFEFPAENELPDRLNAVLEAIYAAYGSGWDDVAGVEPRRKGLAEEAVYMVRLLLRFMPGQPEVQGLLALMLYCEARRDARRDQKGNYIPLLEQDCSLWSQRIINEAERCLGSAAQAGSIGRFQLEAAIQSVHAQRAWSGRTEWEEIALLYEGLVAIAPTIGALVGRAAAVAEARGADWGLTLLEAIPDDAVKSYQPYWALTAHLFKRMQRYDEARAAYSRAIGLCTDPSIRDFLKEQACRV, encoded by the coding sequence ATGATGAACACTCACTATGTAGTTGAACAGGCGGCCCGCGATTCCTATGGCCGCCTAGTCGCGTACTTGGCAGTTCGCTGGCGCGACTTGGCCGCAGCGGAAGATGCGCTTGCCGATGCCTTCCTTGCTGCATTAGAAACATGGCCTCATTCTGGAGTGCCGGACAAGCCAGAAGCATGGCTGCTTACTACAGCTAGCCGGCGGCTTATTGACGGTGCCCGTCGTGCCCGCGTGCATGCAAAGGCCGCACCTGATCTGCTCGCAATTGCGGAAGAAGCACGTGAATTGTCGAGCTCCGATGATGCGCTTCCTGATGAGCGACTGAGGATGCTGTTTATTTGCGCACACCCTGAAATCGAACCTAACGTGCGAACGCCGCTTATGCTTCAAACTGTGCTGGGTATAGACGCTGCCCGCATTGCATCCGCGTTTGTCGTAAAACCTTCGACAATGGGACAGCGGCTCAGCCGTGCGAAAATGAAACTCCGTGGCAAACACATCAAGTTCGAATTTCCCGCCGAGAATGAATTGCCGGATCGTCTTAACGCAGTGCTTGAAGCCATTTATGCTGCTTATGGCAGCGGCTGGGACGATGTGGCAGGTGTAGAACCGCGTCGTAAGGGACTAGCCGAAGAAGCTGTTTACATGGTTAGACTTCTCCTTCGCTTTATGCCCGGCCAGCCTGAAGTGCAAGGGCTGCTAGCGTTGATGCTGTATTGCGAGGCGCGACGTGACGCGCGCCGCGATCAAAAAGGGAACTACATTCCGCTGCTGGAGCAGGATTGCTCGCTGTGGTCGCAGCGAATTATCAATGAGGCGGAGCGTTGTCTGGGCAGTGCCGCGCAGGCAGGCAGTATCGGACGCTTCCAGCTCGAGGCAGCGATTCAATCGGTACATGCCCAGCGTGCATGGTCCGGCCGTACCGAGTGGGAAGAGATTGCTCTGCTATATGAGGGGCTGGTAGCAATTGCGCCTACTATCGGCGCATTAGTCGGCCGAGCCGCCGCAGTCGCCGAAGCGCGCGGCGCCGATTGGGGCTTGACGCTGCTTGAAGCCATCCCGGACGATGCGGTCAAGAGCTATCAGCCTTATTGGGCTCTAACCGCCCATTTGTTTAAGCGAATGCAGAGATACGATGAAGCCCGTGCTGCTTATAGCCGTGCGATTGGATTGTGCACGGATCCATCCATCCGGGATTTTCTCAAGGAACAAGCTTGCCGAGTGTAA
- a CDS encoding GNAT family N-acetyltransferase, with product MQASIRLVKPSLDYRDEYISFYEEWKRSGENIVPWVVEREPYDFPSMIEFLYSQDSEEKIMNENWVPHSTYWLLNEADSIVAAVNIRHKLNQKLINNGGHIGYGVRPSQRRKGYASLLLSLALLQTKTMELSRVLVVCDKGNTGSERTIIKNGGKFESEFTEENGNVVRRFWIELE from the coding sequence GTGCAAGCTTCAATTAGATTGGTCAAGCCATCACTTGATTACCGGGACGAATATATTTCATTCTATGAAGAGTGGAAGAGGAGCGGAGAAAATATAGTTCCCTGGGTGGTAGAGCGTGAGCCGTACGATTTTCCCTCTATGATTGAATTTTTATACTCTCAAGATTCCGAAGAAAAGATTATGAATGAAAACTGGGTACCGCACTCAACTTATTGGTTATTGAACGAAGCCGATTCAATCGTCGCAGCAGTCAATATTCGCCATAAGCTTAACCAAAAACTGATTAATAACGGTGGACATATCGGTTATGGGGTCCGACCATCCCAGAGGCGGAAAGGGTACGCCTCGTTGTTGTTATCATTAGCCCTGCTGCAGACCAAGACAATGGAACTCAGCAGGGTTCTTGTCGTATGTGACAAGGGCAATACCGGCTCCGAACGGACCATCATCAAGAATGGAGGGAAATTCGAGTCGGAATTTACTGAGGAAAACGGGAATGTAGTACGGAGGTTTTGGATTGAGCTTGAGTAA
- a CDS encoding pyridoxamine 5'-phosphate oxidase family protein, producing MKLIRGNRSFDLDEFLKEPLFAHLSTMSDEGPRDSPVWYLWEKTQLWIIGTSADSFPNRILKNPKCAIGIVDFNRNTGKVLHVGFRGAASVRPYDKDIAMRLLSRYLGPNMEDWDSRFRGLSDSNLLISFTPETVVVRDQSYKVGSS from the coding sequence ATGAAACTCATCAGAGGAAACCGGAGTTTTGACTTGGATGAATTCTTAAAGGAACCTTTGTTTGCTCACCTTTCTACGATGTCGGACGAAGGGCCAAGAGATTCTCCCGTATGGTATCTCTGGGAAAAAACCCAACTTTGGATCATAGGAACATCTGCGGATAGTTTTCCAAACAGGATCCTGAAAAACCCAAAATGCGCTATAGGAATCGTTGATTTTAATAGAAATACGGGGAAAGTATTGCATGTCGGCTTTCGCGGAGCAGCCAGTGTGCGGCCATATGATAAAGATATCGCTATGAGATTGTTATCACGTTATTTAGGTCCGAATATGGAGGATTGGGATAGTCGTTTTCGAGGCTTAAGTGACAGCAATCTATTAATAAGTTTTACACCGGAAACGGTGGTTGTAAGAGATCAATCTTATAAAGTTGGGTCTTCATAA
- a CDS encoding YciI family protein, translated as MHYTLLFYESPEEFSLRTDSSRQKEYLASWSHYVNALRASGVVVTGSGLQAPETATSLRRKGSEMLVQDGPVTETKEQLGGFFIIDVPDLDTALEWAARGPSDAVEVRQNIPSIK; from the coding sequence ATGCATTATACGCTTCTGTTTTATGAAAGCCCGGAGGAATTTTCGCTGCGAACCGATTCATCGCGGCAGAAGGAGTATCTGGCAAGCTGGTCCCATTATGTGAATGCATTACGCGCATCAGGTGTCGTTGTGACAGGCTCCGGCCTCCAGGCTCCGGAGACTGCAACCAGTCTGAGGCGGAAGGGCAGCGAAATGCTGGTGCAGGACGGACCGGTTACTGAGACGAAAGAACAGCTTGGCGGATTCTTCATTATCGATGTTCCGGATCTTGATACAGCGCTGGAATGGGCGGCCCGTGGTCCAAGCGATGCGGTTGAAGTGCGGCAAAATATACCGTCAATAAAGTGA
- a CDS encoding HAD family hydrolase, whose protein sequence is MTYQAVIFDLDNTLLDRKKSLHILSKKLHKKYIHPDYTEERVYANLLTADGDGYQSKKDIYNYLSENLPWISVPSFDQFQEFWNEEFPASSVLMDGALGLITYLKRGGYKLAIITNGKKMVQDRKIDSVMIREYFDIIHISQEVGLKKPEKAIFELTLKRLSVDAVKAIYVGDHPSNDVYGAINAGLNAIWLEGFSPWDETLEVSGFQTIKKLEEIRGYCK, encoded by the coding sequence ATGACTTATCAAGCTGTTATTTTTGATTTGGATAACACCTTGCTTGATAGAAAAAAGTCTCTGCATATACTATCTAAAAAACTGCATAAAAAATATATTCATCCCGACTATACCGAGGAACGCGTCTATGCAAATTTATTGACGGCAGATGGGGATGGGTATCAAAGCAAAAAGGACATATATAACTATTTGTCTGAAAACTTACCCTGGATTTCTGTACCATCGTTTGATCAGTTTCAGGAATTTTGGAACGAAGAGTTTCCTGCAAGCTCTGTATTAATGGACGGAGCACTGGGGCTGATAACGTATTTAAAAAGAGGCGGATATAAACTGGCTATAATAACAAATGGGAAGAAAATGGTACAGGATAGAAAGATCGATTCTGTCATGATAAGGGAATATTTCGATATCATTCATATTTCTCAAGAGGTTGGACTTAAGAAACCTGAGAAAGCAATTTTCGAGTTAACATTAAAGAGATTGAGTGTGGATGCTGTCAAAGCTATATATGTCGGCGATCATCCGTCTAATGACGTCTACGGTGCAATAAATGCAGGCTTAAACGCAATATGGTTAGAAGGATTCAGCCCATGGGACGAAACATTGGAAGTAAGTGGATTTCAGACAATTAAGAAACTGGAAGAAATCAGGGGATATTGTAAGTGA
- a CDS encoding DnaJ family domain-containing protein: protein MFSWFQRNKSKQQNADVAKTPTSAFVESEPVVETESDEPAVGPKQFWNAGISVHDWVGEIYNEQLKKGAFDNLPGKGKPIEVPSGDITNSIFNNANVIPGWLTLQHEIRDELHHLITSLNEKDESLISPKIDDINKKIMKYNNMVPSPILQKRKISRDNLEQQLKLWL from the coding sequence ATGTTTTCCTGGTTTCAAAGAAATAAGAGTAAACAGCAAAATGCAGATGTGGCGAAGACTCCAACATCAGCATTTGTTGAGTCCGAACCGGTTGTTGAAACGGAAAGTGATGAGCCTGCTGTCGGACCAAAACAATTTTGGAATGCGGGTATATCCGTGCATGATTGGGTCGGTGAGATTTACAATGAACAATTGAAAAAAGGCGCATTTGACAACCTTCCCGGTAAAGGAAAGCCAATTGAAGTTCCATCAGGGGACATCACAAACAGCATTTTCAATAATGCCAATGTCATACCGGGATGGTTGACGCTGCAGCATGAAATAAGGGATGAGTTGCACCATTTAATAACTTCGTTAAATGAAAAGGACGAAAGCCTGATCAGTCCAAAGATTGATGACATTAATAAAAAGATAATGAAATACAATAACATGGTTCCTAGCCCGATTTTGCAAAAGCGGAAAATTTCCCGGGATAACCTGGAGCAACAACTGAAGCTGTGGCTTTAA
- a CDS encoding SAM-dependent methyltransferase, translating to MGLTQELRVVVGAGGINNNEGWIHTQEEELNLLNKNDWNLRFSPESIIAILAEHVWEHLTYEEGVQAAENCYEFLMPGGYIRCAVPDGLFPNEEYQNTVKIEGPGPKDHPAASHKIVHSYKTLTTMFESAGFQVQLLEYCDENGEFHYNHWDERKGFIYRSKRFDHRNQNGHLGFVSLIVDAIKP from the coding sequence ATTGGCTTGACTCAAGAATTAAGAGTGGTAGTCGGGGCCGGAGGTATAAACAATAATGAAGGATGGATACACACTCAAGAGGAGGAATTGAATTTACTCAACAAGAATGATTGGAACCTGAGATTTTCACCGGAATCCATAATTGCTATCCTGGCCGAGCATGTATGGGAACACTTGACATACGAAGAGGGAGTGCAAGCGGCGGAAAATTGTTACGAATTTCTCATGCCGGGAGGGTACATCCGGTGTGCTGTACCTGATGGTTTGTTTCCAAATGAGGAATATCAAAATACTGTGAAAATAGAGGGGCCGGGACCAAAAGACCATCCTGCAGCTTCCCACAAAATTGTCCATAGCTACAAAACGCTGACGACGATGTTTGAATCCGCTGGTTTTCAGGTCCAGCTTCTCGAATATTGCGATGAGAACGGTGAATTTCATTATAACCACTGGGATGAAAGAAAGGGTTTTATTTATCGTTCCAAGCGATTTGATCACCGTAATCAAAATGGTCATTTGGGATTTGTTTCATTGATAGTTGACGCTATCAAACCATAA
- the map gene encoding type I methionyl aminopeptidase: protein MVVLKTRTQIEEMKKAGQIVAAFHRELAGMVRPGITTLEIEEFAEQFLKKNGAKAYTKGFKGYRFATCASVNDVIAHGFPNRTPLREGDIVKIDIVAEAEGWVGDSAWCYAVGRVSEEANKLMRVTKECLYLGIEKAVIGNRIGDVMHAVQVHAEQNGFSCVRDLLGHGVGRALHEEPNFVHVGTPGKGFRLKEGMVITIEPMLNAGQHYMTIDEDGWTARTADGSLSAQFEHTVAITGDGPVILTQQ from the coding sequence ATGGTCGTTCTGAAAACTAGGACCCAAATCGAAGAAATGAAGAAGGCCGGTCAAATCGTCGCAGCTTTTCACAGGGAGCTGGCAGGTATGGTCCGTCCCGGCATTACGACGCTTGAAATAGAAGAGTTCGCAGAGCAATTTTTGAAGAAGAACGGAGCCAAGGCGTATACAAAAGGCTTCAAAGGCTATCGGTTTGCAACATGCGCCTCAGTCAACGATGTTATTGCACATGGTTTCCCGAACCGGACACCACTGAGAGAAGGCGATATCGTGAAAATCGACATTGTCGCCGAAGCAGAGGGCTGGGTGGGCGATTCGGCATGGTGCTATGCGGTCGGCCGGGTGTCTGAGGAAGCAAATAAGCTGATGCGGGTAACGAAGGAATGCTTATATCTTGGGATCGAAAAAGCCGTCATCGGCAACCGGATCGGCGATGTGATGCACGCGGTGCAGGTACATGCGGAGCAAAACGGCTTCTCCTGCGTACGTGATCTTCTTGGCCACGGCGTCGGCAGGGCGCTGCACGAGGAACCGAATTTTGTTCATGTCGGAACCCCCGGCAAAGGGTTCCGTTTGAAGGAAGGCATGGTCATCACGATAGAGCCGATGCTCAATGCCGGACAGCATTATATGACGATCGATGAGGACGGTTGGACTGCAAGAACCGCTGACGGGTCGCTCTCCGCACAGTTTGAGCATACCGTCGCGATCACTGGAGACGGCCCGGTCATACTGACCCAGCAGTAG
- a CDS encoding TetR/AcrR family transcriptional regulator, with amino-acid sequence MSPRTKEQNEAIREMRMRQIMQAAADVYLEKGIHMEVRDVAVKAELGYGTVYHYYKNKHMLLEDLLWSALSLAESAVLPAIEGNGNDMGRAELYSRLLFLKCIQDPSVFILLKTIADNFHQMPGNRFQKLMAVFQERLYLPLVEMIRQETAEQAPEKLANLIFGSIVGCATLHIHHRGQSGPDSLDVIDILFSGIRKRES; translated from the coding sequence ATGTCACCCCGTACGAAGGAACAAAATGAAGCGATCCGCGAGATGCGCATGAGGCAGATCATGCAGGCGGCCGCGGATGTGTACCTGGAGAAGGGCATACATATGGAAGTCCGCGACGTTGCCGTTAAGGCGGAGCTTGGCTACGGAACGGTTTATCATTACTACAAAAATAAACATATGCTCTTGGAGGATTTGTTGTGGAGTGCGCTGTCCCTCGCGGAGTCGGCAGTTCTCCCCGCCATTGAAGGGAACGGCAACGATATGGGAAGAGCCGAGTTGTACTCGAGGCTGCTGTTTCTTAAGTGCATCCAAGACCCGTCGGTCTTTATACTACTCAAAACGATTGCGGATAACTTTCATCAAATGCCCGGAAACCGTTTCCAGAAGCTCATGGCAGTTTTTCAAGAAAGGCTCTATCTGCCGCTTGTCGAGATGATTAGACAAGAAACGGCCGAACAAGCGCCGGAGAAACTTGCAAATCTCATATTCGGGTCTATTGTCGGCTGCGCCACTTTGCACATTCATCACAGAGGGCAATCCGGACCGGACTCACTCGATGTTATCGATATATTATTTTCGGGCATCCGGAAGAGGGAGAGCTGA
- a CDS encoding GNAT family N-acetyltransferase produces the protein MNSSNQAGSADNIFTIDCKDVLLREYQISDIDAIYSITHQPEIVEYLPGWNVSREQRLDWLLNYETVENKQFLEAVSKDGGIENLRLRLGIISKETGEFIGWCCTGIKDELPPSNREIMFAISKDYTNKGYTTQAVQGIIKYLFEHTDIEQLNSIALLRNLPSNRVIRKCGFDFQTIIEIRQEQYNHYTISKSKWRY, from the coding sequence ATGAATTCAAGTAATCAAGCGGGTTCCGCAGACAATATTTTCACAATAGATTGTAAAGATGTTTTACTGCGTGAGTACCAAATAAGCGATATTGATGCTATTTACAGTATTACCCATCAACCCGAAATAGTAGAATATTTGCCCGGTTGGAACGTATCCAGGGAACAACGTTTGGATTGGTTATTAAATTATGAAACAGTAGAAAACAAGCAGTTTTTAGAAGCTGTATCGAAAGACGGTGGCATTGAAAATCTCCGGCTGCGTTTAGGTATTATTTCAAAGGAGACTGGTGAATTTATTGGGTGGTGCTGCACCGGTATTAAAGATGAATTGCCGCCTTCTAATAGAGAGATTATGTTTGCAATATCGAAGGACTACACAAACAAGGGCTATACCACCCAGGCTGTTCAAGGAATCATCAAGTATTTGTTCGAGCACACAGATATAGAGCAGCTAAATTCTATCGCTCTGCTCCGTAACTTACCCTCTAATAGAGTCATCCGTAAATGTGGTTTCGATTTCCAAACCATTATTGAGATCCGGCAAGAGCAGTATAATCATTACACGATAAGTAAAAGTAAATGGCGGTATTAA
- a CDS encoding helix-turn-helix domain-containing protein → MRNETIKSDISDSACGYRRVLEIISSKWTVLVLHALDEGSKRYGEIGKRIEGVSQKMLTQTLRQLERDGLVKREVHPSVPPTVEYELTPLSETLMLHIRQFKQWTNEHYPHVQRAREEYDRMNEPD, encoded by the coding sequence ATGAGAAACGAAACAATCAAATCCGATATTTCTGATTCAGCATGCGGTTACCGTCGGGTGCTCGAGATTATATCAAGCAAGTGGACGGTACTCGTCCTGCATGCTTTGGATGAAGGCAGCAAGCGTTACGGCGAAATCGGCAAGCGTATCGAGGGCGTCTCCCAGAAAATGCTGACCCAGACGCTGCGACAGCTTGAACGGGATGGACTCGTGAAACGCGAGGTTCATCCATCCGTGCCCCCGACTGTCGAATATGAGCTAACGCCGCTTAGCGAAACATTGATGCTTCACATACGCCAATTTAAGCAATGGACGAATGAGCACTATCCTCATGTCCAGCGGGCAAGAGAAGAATATGACCGTATGAACGAACCGGATTAA
- a CDS encoding GNAT family N-acetyltransferase, translated as MINLKEFKDRSEVKRLIAQCMWPDDERIEKELNKYMESDSRELLGYINNNELVGLIGVVYESIEKVELKHIAVKAGYRGNGIGSYMLNEFIQTRKTVRIKAETDKDAVGFYRKFGFAIMSLGEKYPGVERFECVYPSGLVAEG; from the coding sequence TTGATTAATTTAAAGGAATTTAAAGATAGAAGCGAAGTGAAGCGTCTGATAGCGCAGTGTATGTGGCCAGATGATGAAAGAATCGAAAAAGAACTTAACAAATATATGGAAAGTGATTCCAGAGAACTTCTCGGATATATAAATAATAATGAGTTGGTTGGATTAATTGGCGTCGTCTACGAATCAATTGAAAAAGTGGAACTAAAGCACATTGCAGTTAAAGCCGGATATCGTGGCAATGGAATAGGCAGCTATATGCTGAACGAGTTTATCCAAACAAGAAAGACCGTAAGAATCAAGGCGGAAACCGATAAAGATGCTGTTGGTTTCTATAGAAAATTCGGGTTTGCGATAATGAGTCTGGGAGAAAAATACCCCGGAGTCGAGCGCTTTGAATGTGTATATCCATCGGGATTAGTTGCAGAAGGTTAG
- a CDS encoding NAD(P)-dependent alcohol dehydrogenase yields the protein MTAWQAIVAEGNVKAGDTVVVQGTGGVSLFALQFAKLQGARVIVTSSSDEKLERAKKLGADFGINYRSTPDWDKAVLDWTDGRGADHVVDLGGASTLNRSVAAVRFGGRVSLVGILSGATAEGFQLVPTFQKRVRLQGINVGNRDMFEAMNRAIEQHKLQPVIDRVFPFEQSIEALKYMAEGTHFGKIGIKF from the coding sequence GTGACAGCTTGGCAGGCAATTGTAGCGGAAGGCAATGTGAAAGCAGGCGATACCGTTGTTGTGCAGGGAACCGGCGGCGTTTCATTGTTTGCACTCCAATTCGCCAAGCTGCAGGGTGCGAGGGTCATTGTTACGTCAAGCAGCGACGAGAAGCTGGAACGCGCGAAGAAGCTTGGCGCCGATTTCGGTATTAATTACCGCAGCACGCCCGATTGGGACAAAGCGGTGCTGGATTGGACAGATGGACGCGGCGCAGATCATGTGGTTGATCTGGGCGGGGCGTCCACACTGAACCGCTCGGTCGCTGCCGTCCGCTTCGGAGGGCGGGTAAGTTTGGTCGGTATCTTATCGGGCGCGACAGCGGAGGGCTTCCAGCTCGTTCCTACTTTCCAGAAGAGAGTGCGGCTTCAAGGAATAAACGTCGGGAACCGCGATATGTTTGAAGCGATGAATCGCGCGATCGAGCAGCATAAGCTCCAACCCGTAATTGACCGTGTTTTTCCGTTTGAACAGTCGATCGAAGCATTGAAATATATGGCTGAGGGAACTCATTTCGGGAAAATTGGCATTAAGTTTTAA
- a CDS encoding alcohol dehydrogenase catalytic domain-containing protein, translating into MKVFELKNGFGLDQVTMAERPIPLPGPGEVLIKLRAVSLNSRDLGVINGFYYPDLKLPLIPLSDGVGEVAAVGEQVTRFEIGDRVSGIFSQQWLSGEPTEAWLNGLLGGPLDGLLAEYAILNESGLVLVPKHLTDEEAAALPCALG; encoded by the coding sequence ATGAAAGTATTTGAACTGAAAAACGGCTTCGGCCTTGATCAAGTCACAATGGCGGAGCGTCCCATACCGTTACCCGGACCGGGCGAAGTTCTCATTAAGCTGCGTGCTGTTTCGCTCAACTCCCGTGATTTGGGCGTGATTAACGGATTCTACTACCCCGATTTGAAGCTGCCGCTTATCCCTCTTTCTGATGGTGTCGGCGAAGTTGCAGCTGTTGGTGAGCAAGTCACTCGCTTCGAGATTGGAGACCGAGTAAGCGGCATTTTCTCACAGCAGTGGCTTTCCGGTGAACCAACAGAGGCGTGGCTTAACGGTTTACTCGGCGGTCCCTTGGACGGCTTACTCGCGGAATACGCCATTCTGAATGAGAGCGGTCTGGTGCTTGTGCCGAAGCACTTGACGGATGAGGAAGCAGCCGCTCTCCCTTGCGCGCTGGGGTGA